From a single Phocoena sinus isolate mPhoSin1 chromosome 1, mPhoSin1.pri, whole genome shotgun sequence genomic region:
- the CDC14A gene encoding dual specificity protein phosphatase CDC14A isoform X5, whose protein sequence is MKHYRFTHAEIIAWIRICRPGSIIGPQQHFLEEKQASLWVQGDIFRSKLKNRPSSEGSINKILSSLDDMSIGGNLSKIQNVERFGENNLEEDEDVEMKNNITQGDKLRALKSQRQPRSSPSCAFRLEDMKGHPRAVSQPSRLSSSPQGSASALKTSKVALSPSVMAKRINRGSLSSGTSVRSFSMNSRLASSLGNLNAAADDPENKKTASPSKVGFVGNPFTSLLNGSSQLPARNYPELNNNQYSRSNSSSGSALNSQPGPHSAKTEDHATALRPSYTGLSSSSARFLSRSIPVSSQTPPLGPQNPEHKFCALPSQPRPPPKKFNCAKEAF, encoded by the exons gAAACAGGCATCGTTGTGGGTCCAAGGAGACATTTTCCGATCCAAACTGAAAAATAGACCATCCAGTGAAGGAAGTATTAATAAAATCCTTTCTAGCTTGGATGATATGTCTATTGGTGGAAACTTATCTAAAATACAAAACGTGGAGAGATTTGGAGAG aataattTAGAAGAGGATGAAgatgtggaaatgaaaaataatataacccAGGGAGACAAACTACGTGCCTTAAAAAGTCAGAGACAGCCACGCTCCTCACCATCGTGTGCATTTAG GTTGGAGGATATGAAAGGGCATCCAAGAGCAGTGTCCCAGCCTTCCAG ATTGAGTTCTTCCCCACAAGGATCTGCATCTGCTTTGAAGACCTCAAAAGTGGCTTTGTCCCCTTCGGTGATGGCCAAGAGGATAAACAGAGGCTCTTTGTCCTCAGGCACCAGTGTAAGAAG CTTTTCCATGAACTCCCGGCTAGCCAGTTCTCTAGGGAACTTGAACGCTGCAGCAGATGATCCAGAGAACAAAAAGACTGCCTCACCCTCCAAGGTGGGTTTCGTAGGCAACCCGTTCACCAGCCTCTTGAATGGCAGCTCCCAGCTGCCTGCCAGAAATTACCCTGAGCTCAACAACAACCAGTACAGCAGAAGCAACAGCAGCAGTGGGAGTGCCCTGAACAGTCAGCCAGGCCCTCACAGCGCCAAGACCGAGGATCACGCCACTGCCCTGCGGCCCTCCTACACCggcctttcttcttcctcagcgAGATTCCTGAGCCGATCAATCCctgtaagttcacagacaccacctCTTGGCCCTCAGAACCCTGAACACAAATTTTGTGCCTTGCCTTCCCAGCCGAGGCCGCCACCAAAGAAATTTAATTGTGCCAAGGAAGCCTTCTGA